Sequence from the Panicum virgatum strain AP13 chromosome 5N, P.virgatum_v5, whole genome shotgun sequence genome:
TCCTTAACTAGTTGAGATTTTCTGGTCCGTTTTCATCCTTAACTAGTTGAATACCCCGCGCTTTGCTGCGGAATTTTAGAGCAAAAATATTGAAGTTCAGTGTGTTGAAAAGATAGAGTTATGGAATTGCAACTAATTTTAGCATTGGAGATATATGGCATGGTTGTATATAAGAAATGCTTAAATACTAAAGTTGATGTATATATAAGAAGTTCTAGTTATTGAAACTGATACAAGAGGAACCATAATAGTTACGATAAGGACGCTTTAATGTTGAAATGGAAATGTCTGCATTATTTTGTGAAGGAAGAGATTGGACTTTGCATTGACTTTCTTGGATAAATGAAGTTtctgaaaatttaaaaaaaaattaagtgtGGGCAACACAGTTGTGTAAAATGTTAATAATTGGAAAGaatatattttgtttaatgGTTTCATTGGACGAATGTAGATATTTGAATTGGTTATGGATTCTCCACCATCGTGATCCACATTACTGTAGTATAATAGGATGTTAGGAATGTGTGTGATAAAAATGAATGAGGGATGTTAGCACATACATTATTTTTTTGACGTTTTGTTGCTAATTCCGTCATATGACAATAATAAAACCAAGTAAAAAGGTAAGAACaaatatattttgtttaatgGTTTTATTGGATGAATGTAGATATTTGAATTAGTTATGGATTCTCCACCATCGTGATTCACATTACTGTAGTATAATAGGATGTTAGGAATGGATGTGATAAAAATGAATGAGGGATGTTAGCACATACATTATTTTTTTGACGTTTTGTTGCTAATTCCGTCATATGACAATAATAAAACCAAGTAAAAAGGTAAGAACTCTTAGTGGGTTGTGGAAGGCCAGGATATGGGGTTTCATTCAGATCTAATGGTGGAAATAAAATGATGagggcagtcccaatgcagactccactcatagagtctaagcctcaaagactccatcacaagaaactataccttccaatgcaaagtgtgttactttggtttatatggcctacttgtctctctcacattcATTATTGATTTGCGTGAAGACTTGAAGTCTAAATAAAACTTGGAGTCTtggtttctctccctctctctttcatAAATATACTGTcacatcagcaaaacacaataaatagaAGGCTTAGACTCCATGGTAGAGTCTGGGTTGGGACTGCCCTGATGTGGCTTTAACACATGTGAGAGAAATAATTATTAATGACTCTTAGGGGGTTGCATTTATATAAGATGTATAGATAGATGGCTACAGGAAGACCGGTAGCAGCGACGTTGTGACAGCGGCAGAAGTAGACTCTGCATGTTGTGATGTCGGTTCAGCCCACAACTAAAAAGCGACCAACTTCCGCCCCGACCTCCTTCTGGCCCATCTTATGCTAGCCATCCATCAGGACACCATACTTCCGGCCCATTCTGATCCCATCAAGATATTTTCCATTTTCCTCCAAAGTCCAAACTAATAAtctgaaaaaagagagaggccaCAATCCAAAAATCTCCCGGCCTCTGCGGCGCTGCCCTGCCCCTATCGCTTcggttcgccgccgccaccgcctccgcctccgcctcaggCCCTCCCTCCGCCTCCTTTCGCTCGCCCGCCCGCCATGTCGTTGCTCACCACGGCCACTCCCACCACCTCCGCTCACTTCTCcgcacccctcctcccctcctcccacGCGCACCGCCGGTGCGTCGCGGCACCACTCGGCCGCATCCGCCGTCCGCGCCTGGTCCCCGTCGTCGCCTCCGTCCCCGACCCCGCGGCGGGGCCAATGGAGTACACGCCCTGGCTCATCGCCGGCCTCGGCAACCCAGGCAACAAGTACTACGGCACGCGGCACAATGTTAGCACAGACGCGGCCCATTTGTTCGTTTGTATTCCCACCATCACCGTCAGCTTTGAGGTGATGGGTTCTCATTTCTCGTCCTCCATTCCCTTGTGTGATTGCTCGTTTCGTTTATTAGGTGGGGTTTGAGATGGTGGATCGAATTGCACTGGAGGAGGGGATCACGATGAACACAATCCAGTCCAAGTCGCTGCTGGGAGTAGGTAACTAAAGCACCTTTTCCTTTCCCGGTTTGTGTCTGCCTAGGTTCTACGTGCTCCTGTATGTTGTGCTCCACCCTTACTGCATGATTTGGATTGTAATAATTTTGCTCCGTGCTGATGTTCACGCTAGTGGCATATTTGGACATCAATCTCGGTGAATGGTTAGACCTAGATTCGAGCTGGAGTATGGTAGTCAAAGCATTTGATTTGCAGAGATTCCCCCATGTACTTGTTATCTAACTGTTAGGTTGACAGGTTTTATTATTTGACTTCTGTAGAAACTTGTTTTATGTAAGTTTtagcaaaataaatataaagttATTATTTGGTTAGATTGTATTTGATGAACATAGCGCTTGGTGAAAATTGAAAACTGAAAAACAGTTATGTTTTCTTCTTCTCTGTGTCTTTTATGAATAGAAGAAATTCAGCTTACATTTGTTTCCTTTGCTGGGAAAAGTTTATTTTTAAGTAGCCCCGTTTTGTTGAGGCGCACATTGTACATTCACGAGGGCTCTCTCCCTCTGAAATTCAGGGTGCAATATCAAACTAAAAGTTTAAAATGACATATACAATATTGTCCAAGAGAAAACAAAATAGCATTTTCTAATGTTCATTTGGCATTTTGTTTCTATTATTGTTCTGTTTGATTCAGTGAGAGATCATGCAGCTCACTTAGTCCTTATTGTACTGCAAAGGACCCTTGTAGACAATGTCCTGATGCACTGATTGAAATTTAAAACTTGGGCTGCCGACCATCCTATTAGAAAAGTACAGCCTGGAGATATTAGATATGCATAATGGAGTAAATGAGATGTATTCAGAATAAAATAAAGCTACCTTGATAGAAGTATGGGTAGTCCAGCGAACATTTTCTTTGGAAATGTTAACTATTTTGCAGGATGTTTAATAGTCACTTTCATAATCGTGTGTTCATGttattaatttatttttaaCCCATCTTTTGGGTTGAGCTTTAGTGCAGGTTCAATTGGCGAGGTGCCAGTCTTGCTGGTAAAACCACAATCATACATGAACTACAGTGGGGAGGCGGTCAGTAATTCCTAGTCTTTCTAGATGACATTATTAGCTTGtgaaaattttagttacttaATAAATGTTTCTTTGATACCTTAATCTCTTGCGGGAGATAGGTTCATTCCTTATTGCTTAAACTTTGCAATGTATTGGTAAAGGAATCAACATTTGATGCCTCTGATACTAAATACCGCCTGTGAgcagtatgcatatgaaatgcaCAACAGGCAAATTGGCACTTCGATAGCTCTTTGATCAAAGTTGAGTTTTAGCTTATTCCAAGGGGAGCGTTAATGAGAAACCATTTGTTACTGCTGACGCCTTCAAGCTCTTTATCTATCCTTAAAAATTCCTAGGCGTTAATAATTAAGTATTCAATGAGTAAATTTGGTTTGGTTGAATACATGGTAGAACAGAAACATAGAAATTTTGTTAATAATCTTATGATTTCATCCTGactttcctacacatacaaCTTCCTGTTTCTCCTCATTCTTGCTAAAGTATCCACATCATGTCTTATACTACATGCAACTAAACAATGTCAAGGCTAGTTGAGTCTGTTATCATTTATATCCTAACTTGATCTGTTGTCTTGTGAAGATTGGACCTCTTGCAGCCTATTATCAAGTACCGTTACGACACATCCTCTTGGTACTACTCTTTATTGTTCTTTTGATGATCTACAACCATTAGTGATTATCGTAAACTCATAAGTTGACTAATGTCTGTGGGTTCTTTTTTCGTTCTAGGTTTATGATGACATGAGTCTGCCCAATGGTGTACTAAGGATTCAAAGGAAAGGTGGTCATGGTCGCCACAATGGGTAATCTTCAGATTTGCAAATCATATGTCCACTTCATATGGGCTACTTCATTAGTCAAAGGAAACATGCTAATGCCACTCACTTATTGAGCACATTAGATTTGGTGAGCCACTTCATGTAGTCGATTTTGTTGTTCAGCAAGCGGGCAAGAAGAACACAATTTACAGATGGTTTAATGCACTAATACTTGGCCTGGTTTGTTGCCAAATGTAACACATAGATATACATGCAAACTCTGTAGATGTCAAATACTGAAATGTAAGCTACAAATTTACTTATCTTGATAGATAGTTCATTGAGATTTTTGTTTAGATTCTTAAAAAAACAATAAATTGAGTTTTTACAAAGTTTAGTAGTTAAAACTTGAATATGTGGGTGTATTGCTGGTCTTACAGTCTTGGGTTCTTGACTCAAGATTTCGTAATTTAGTGAGGGAAGATGCAATGTTATAATTAACTTATGGGCATTATACCTTTGAGGTAGCTATCTCTATGATCGTTGTAGTAAATTTCAATACCTTAATAAGAACCATTTTATCTAAAAACAGGTTACAGAATGTGATTGAGCAATTGGATGGCCGCCGGGAGTTTCCTCGTTTATCTATCGGTACACTACTATGTTTGTGTCCTTACTGTTCTATTCTTAATGGAAAGTTCATGGAATTGTGTTGTTGGCTGTTGTGTATAGGCATTGGTAGCCCGCCCGGAAAAATGGACACACGAGCTTTCCTTCTGCAGAAGTTCAGTTCAGAGGAACGAGTGCAGGTATTGCTTTTGCTCTATGTTTAAGCATTCTATAGAAGGCAGGACAAACTTCCCTCTATTTTCACTTGGCTTCACTATTGACTGTAGGAAAAAGCTAATACTTTCCACCATTTGGCTGGGTTATCACAATTGATGCGTATTAATGTTGGCTGCTAAATGTTGGCAGTAGACAGTAGACACATCTTGTTTctataaaaagaacaaaatctgGTTCCTTGTATAGACTATAGAGTTTTGAGTGGTGCTTCAACTATCTTTTTCACTAGAGTCACTAGTGCAGAGGGACTGTCCCGACTTATATGTAGTGTCAATAATACCAACACAATCTGCTACTAATGGGGAATAGTTATGGGGAAGTTGATTCTGGGAAGAACATTAGGAATCTTAACCTTTACTTTATCACCCTAAAGGATAACTGTTGTTACTTAAGCCCTGACTTCTTCGTCCTTAGTGTTCCAACCTTTTCTTCTAGGAACTTTGTGGTATAGATGCTCTTGAATTGTTGATTTAAACCTGTCTTATAAATTTGATGAAGATTGACACTGCTCTGGAGCAAGGGGTGGATGCTGTGAGGACCCTTGTGCTTAAGGGTTTTAGCGGAAGTATTGAAAGATTCAACCTGGTGCAGAAGTACAAGTTCCACAGGGTCTGAATGCTTGGGTTAACTTCTGAAACCTGACATGGTCCAACATCTTTGGTAGTTTGTAGTCCTTATCtactcatataggtgtgctGAGTTGCTGCCACATCTATGGATGTGGTAGTTTGTAGTTTTGAACTACTCATATAGGTGTACTGagttgctgcaaagtgtccctGCAGTTTTGAGGATATTAAAACTTATCTGGGTGTACATAAGGCAGTGACGGAGTTTAATGAgcagcgcgggggggggggggggggggggggagcatgGTAGGATCTGAATTTTTCTCACTGTACGAATGGTGAAATTAGATGATTCCTAATAGACTTGTGGAAGGAGGGGCCATAGCCCCCCTTTGATCCCATTGGAGGTCTGCTGCTGCATAAGGTAGTATTTTCTCCATATTTTCCTTAGGAGAACATATGGTTAACTGAAATGGGAATATAAGATAGGTTAGTTTTGATTAAGGCCATGTAAAATTACTCATATATTCTGTAAGGTAAGACATTTGAATTTGACGTCAAAGATAAAATATAGATCAATTTGATCCTCCCCTTTGCTGAATCTGATTTCGTCCACACAATTACATATCAGCTGTCCTTGTTGTTGTGTATAGTTTCCCTGTAATGCGATCACATAGGAATGTATTTTTTAAATCTCTGTCCGTACATCTCGTTTTCATCAACTTGATGTAGTAAAGTTGTTTAGTAGTGTGCCATGTTATGGTTAGAGATGTCTAAGCCTCTACGTTATCTTGACCTTCAGAAAATTATTATGGGAGATCCCCAGGACTTCTTTGATAAGGACATGAAAGTGAAATATAGTTATTATTTTCTTATTCTGGTAAGCCAGTCTGAACGTGTCTGGCAAAAAAAGATAGAAATTGTTTTATGCTACTTGTGTAAAAGGTAGTACAACTTATATCAGTTATCCTATATTACCAATTACCATCTAGAAGAACCAGAGTGAAGAGCTGTGGCGAACTGGCGATTAACCTTTTTTTGGGACAGCAACAGGGTTGGTGATTAACCTGAATAGGTTTTCTCATGGTTGAATGCCATCTACAACAATCTTGCAACTGATGTGTAGATTAACATTAAAAATTAGGTCTGGAGTAATTTGCTATATGATAATTTAAGGAGGCAAGGTCAGTTAGACTTTTAGGTGCGGACAGAATTGCTGGACTTCCTATTTGATAGAGCACATGGTGGAGATAATAATTGGATCACTTTTTTTCATTTCTTGCCTTTACCTATACCTAAATTTGTGTATATGGCTATATGATGTTCTTCTATTAAATGCTCGCAGAATGTACTGGAAATTAGTTGAGTAGCTCTTGACCCGGGACCAGATACTTTTACTATCATGAATCATCAACAGGAACATGCTTAGGTTGGAATTAGCACATGATAAGTAGCGTGGAGCATTAACAATACTAGGTTCTATTTTGTAGGGCATCTGTTATGCAGACTAGGCTTGATTTATATGTTAAATTATGAAGTCTTATTTTTGGTAGCGGTATGTTACCCATTTGAATAGCTGTATCTGCCTTTTCTGATTGTCACTTTATTTCAATTTATTATTGAAACTATTTCTTATTGTCATGCTCTATCAAttcatcttttcttgaaccttaTGAGATAAAATACATATTCGGCATTTAAGTACATAGACTTACAAATTCTATGAGTCTGTATGCTAATTATTAACTTGATGACAATTGGCAACCTCCTCCTATCTGTTCCTTTCATTTTCACATACCATTCTAGGATCTTGTACGGTTGGAGAATCAGGCTGTTCAGTTCATACTTATAGGCTTCCCTTTGTCTAAAACATAACAAAGCTGGAACAATTAGTGGAAAGGTTGCATGCATTTTTGTTGTGTAACTCTAACATTTATTAGACCATCTTGTTTGTTCTAAATGTTGAAGGGATCTTCCATGTTTGCTCCAGAGTTAGAAACTCCTTCATTAACAAATTAAGAAGGTTAGTGCCATTGCTTATTTTAGTAGGTCTGGACTTCACTGATGTATTGATCAGATATAATATGATATAGAAGGGTTTTTATAAGTCTACATCACACCATGAAAGTGTGGTTTTGTATAGCACACATCGCCAAATTCGATTCAGTATCTAGCACACCGTGAAAGAATGCTTTGGCCTGCTGCACACCGCAGTGAATAAACTAAACATTTTTAGCTCAAATGGGAACGAAAAGACCATTTTACCCTTGGGCCCATCTGTCATGTTCTTCAGGACACTCATTTGCTTCATCCTCTTTTCCCCTCCGACcattgctgctgctctgcttcTGCTGGTCAGCCTCGTGATGATGTCGCTGCTTCCTCCATGGTTCTTACAGCTTTACAGCAGTAATGTGAGGTGTGGCGAGTCACCACCGCCCAGCCGCCTAGGCAGGCTAAGGCGACACCTTAGCCCAAAACAAGGGGatcgccttgtcgcctaggcgtcgccatGAGAACCATGGCTGCCTCTGTGCCGGGCTGTTCGTGCCGTGTTGGCATCGGTCCGCACCTTGCAGTGCGCGGCGCCCAGGAGCACGCCTGGGGCTACGGCATGCTCCGCCGCGTCTGGTTCCACGAGCTCCCCACACCACCTTCAGACGTGGTCAAGGAGCTGTCCAGAAGttaacatcacgaataaaatagagaaaactactccctccgtttcaaattataggtcgttttgttttttctagatacatagcttTTGTTATGCACCTAGATCGTGCCTGGTAAAAACTATGTACCTAGAAAATCCAAAAtgatctataatttgaaatggagggagtactttgTTTAGAATGACCCACCATGATCTCTACCCACAGAAGAAATAAcaaaatgaaatgaaatgtaACTTGCTCTGATAAAAAGTAACTTTCTTACTGGAGCATCCAAGTGCAAATAGGGAAAAAATAGTTTGAGTTCTGCACTGAATATACTCCATAAAAGCCAGAGATAACTTGCGCTGTGATGTTACGAATAACAATAAGGTGGCTTGTCTAAcacatagtcacaaagttcctgggtcgaccgggtcgaggaacgggatcgagggtcgagggtcgtcactttataaaattgtggtacgaagggggtatacttctatggaacgataaattattatgtggaacgcGACTCTGATTCATCcgggtcgatatcttcgggtcgatgcgtctttaaaaagacaaaaactatatacatatgtgctactaatgaagaaactaatctgcacaagcatataagaaacatataaaaTAGTACATCTAGATCATACTACACGTACTCAGCTTattatctaacaaaaaccacatcaATCCGCTATCAATAACcttcttatcccaattaaatctgctagcaatggggttacgacccctctcaaaccgggacgcgatccaacctggaatgggacactgaccctctttgaccccgaccctcgaatcggaacagcgttcccgggtcgtgggacgaggcatcgaccccgaattctGTGACTATGGTCTAACACATCACACCAGATATAATGTTTGTCAAAGGCTTAGTTTTGACTTTGGTTTCAAGACCTAAAAACGTTAGTATAATAATCTCACTTCCACTACTTCTGCTATTAAAAAACAGGGTCTAATTCTTTTCAAATAACCATGGATTCTAAAGTTTTGAAGATTACATTTTATAAAGCTCTGCCTTCCACCACCACGTTATCTAAACTCCTTGTTAATCCCTTTCTTAAAGGCATAACACAACTAGGGCATGCAGTAATCATACATCTAATCCATGTGCATCCATCTGTTGATCACTCGCTTGCAGAGCTTTATTAGATTTACCAAGTGTCGTAATCGTAGCTGTATTACCTTATTCCATGTTTTATACTGGATCCCCGTGTTTTAAATTATTCTCTCTGCTATTGAGCTTTAGACATTCTAGGCTATTAGATTTTGGTCTAGGTGTTTCTTTAATCCCTTGTTGCATAGTTAAGTATACTGGGGAATCACTTCACATGACTTTAAGTGAAATCCACCCGACCTCAAGTGCTTATTTTATGGAGTAGGTAATGTCACTCTTGGAATAATAGAATATAGTTTATAGTTTCTGCCCACATTGCTTGGGTTTGTTAACTACCTTTCAAACTTGTTCTGAAGGAAGACATCAAACTCAATTATTAAGGCAAGCTATTCTTTATTCTTCTGTGGTGGCCCAAAAAGCACTTATGGAGAAAATAAAGAGATATGGTCGCTGAGTGTTGTACATATGTTTTTCTTAGGAGTGAAATTGGTGAGGTCACCCTGGGGATTAAACTATCTCTAAAGCCTGTCATCATGAGCCAAAAAGAAGGATTTTTCCTTTGGAGCACAATTTCGCGCGGGCCCCTGCTGGGATTCGGGTGATCTTAAATGTTGCCTACTTTATGCTTCCAATCAACTAACAAAAATGCTGTGGATGTGTCCGAGCCTTTGTTGAGGCAACACAACAAACTCAACACAAACTTGTGGCCTAGTGACGTGCCTAGCTTCTGATCAAATTCCAAGTGGCGTACACTTGTACCTTATCGGAACCTCCATCAAggttgccgagtgttttttttcttgtttttcctGCTGTGATTTAATGGCTGCATGTGTTTCTGCGTTAGGTATTTCACACAATATAATGCTGACTAAGCTCTGTTAGAGCCACACACTAAGCCTACATACCTAAGACCATATGTATGGTAGTCCATTAGCAAAGTTTGCTCTTTTCTATGAAATGTGATTCGATGATCAAAATGGTATATTTTTGTTGTTTGAATTACAAGATGCTAAACAGTGTGTCTAAGAAAAACATTGTGTTATGGTATTTTGCTTTCAGCACTGGGTACACCCCTTTTTAAACATTGTGTGTTAAGGAAAACAAAAATATGCACTACCAATTTGAAGCTAAAATATTCCCCGAGTCCTTCATGAATAGGGTAGCTGTTAAAATTTTGGCACAGAACATGAGCACAGATGCAATTAAGGGTAGATAAGCTGTGTTCCTTTTGCTCTGAGGGCTAAAGAATTTCTAGATGAGGTACACTGCAGCGCAAGGTGGAGACCACTGCAGAAAAAGCTATTGACCTACGCAACACCCAAATGAAGTTGTCCCTTGTAGTATAGACCCTATTGTTTAATCAGAGGAACATTGGGATGATTCACTGACCctattttgtttgtttttggtCATAGGCTAGGCATTGGCTAGTAGAAAGATACAAAAGGAAAACAGATGCACCTAGCATTTGATTCCTAAATGTTAGATAGCATATAGAAATATAGAATCATCATCAAACTACGGGATATATTTATCGGCATGGGCCGAGAACTACCTAGAGACTCCTATACTGGATGCAATGTATTGGGTCCGACAGAAGTTGCCGAACCAAAACTAGAGCTCCATGAAAAACAATAAATAAGTCAGCACAATAAGTATGATTAATTCTTTTATTTGAACtctgaaatatttttttctggTACCAACTTTTGATTGCAATGATTACTTGCATTATAGGATTAAGTAATAGTAATTGGTATAGGTTGAGTTTGATGTATTACTCCAAGAACTCGGTTTTGGATTAGGGTTGTCTGCCTCTAcacatattttttttttaaaaaagattcTCTACACCTTATATTTCTTGATAATTTAATATTAATACATATAAATAGTTCAAGAGCTTACCTTGCCAGGTGCATTTACTAGTTTTTGTTGCACTGATCCATCCATTTATGATGATATCTTTTGAAATCACATGTGCTAATATTTATGTGGACTTTTAGTTGGTTTTGTTGAGTAACTTAGACAAATTTATAAGATAATGCTTATGCTTGTTGCTGGCTGATTAGAGTGCATGTTAGATTCCTGGTGGGCATAAACTAATGATAACACTCCAGCAGAACTTGTATATATAAAGAAAAGACCATGTGCTTTGCTGCAAATTGCAGTCTGTGGGGGGAAAGCAACTGTGATCCCTTACCCGCCAACCATCCAAGCTTCTTTCATACAATTTCTCCTGGAATAAAAATGTAATAGATTTTTCCAAAAGAAGTTGGTATCTTTATGGGGACCTAGAGCTGCTCATCCTATAAGGAAGCTCAGAATTGGAAGAAAAGGACAACTAGATGAAGACTTCTGAAGTTAAAAGAGGACAAAGGTTCTTTATAGAACATAGCAACTTGGCTTCTCTACTTGTTTTGTATTTTGATAGGGTCACCACTAGCATGTGAGATGGGCTGGAACTGGTTTAGCTAACCATTAGCTTCtacctttatatttatattttataaACAGGAAATTGTTTAGCTAATCACATGGAAAGTGATTATTGTTTCCAAATTAAAGGATCAGATTTGCTAGCATACCCTTATTTTATCACGTCAAAGGCTTATAGAATTTTTTCATACTGTTTTATGAATTGATGAAACATCTCTTTGTAATTCGAGCTAAATATTGTTTGATAGTAGATGAGTGGATATATAATTGCGATAAAATCTTTCCAATTTCCCTTGTGAGTCAAGGTGATTGGCATCAAGTTCATGTCATCTTGTCTAGCTGCTCCCCACAAGAGGGCTTGAGACGGCATATGACTATATTCATGGAAGGTACACCCCAACCGCTCTGTTGAGGTTTCCTGATATGAAATTAAGTGTGGTAGATAAGACAGAAACAAATTTAGTGTTCATAATAGTTCTTTGGCCTAAGAGTGGGATCTATATCAAATATAGCATGCATGGTAGTTATTTATATCCAACTTTCCTGTGGGGCTGTCACATGATTGCTGTTCTGAAATGTGCACATTGTGTGATATCTTGTTCCTTTTTTGTTGAGATGGCCGTATGTCCTGTATTTACCATGAACTAAAGTACAGGTATGAAAAATGTAGCAGCAGTTGGAAttatcaattcagaaactttctttatttttctgttTCTCATAAGGATGATGTATTTCATGTGATGTCTCAGTTTTTGCAAAGCGGCCTTATTGACCTTTATAATATAGCAACTAAGAACACTGATTTGCAGTAACTTCATTACTTGAATTGTTGATTCAAAGATTATGTTCCCTGATTAAATAACAGGGCTTTTATTGAAAAATTCTCGCTCTGTATAGAAACTACAGCACTTAAAACTCATCCCAGGATGTTTTCTTTAGTTCTTTCTTGGTAAAGAGTCTTGAACACAAGGTATGCCGATAACTACGCATGATCTTTTCTTCTCGTTAATAATTTGCTATAGAGGAATATACTCATGAGCTTGTGGTTACTTAATTCATGTCTAGAATCTAGATATGTAGCACCATCTACAAAATAGATTGAACAGGGAagcaggagaagattcttatcTATATGAGCTTGTGGGTACTTAATTCATGTCTAGAATCCATGCATGTGAGTTCTTATCTATATGGTCAGCAAGTCTTAACTAGAATCCAGGTAGCTGTTGGTATTCCTGTAATATACGTAATCTATTCATTATGTTCTGTATAGAACTTGATTTAGGGTTACAGATGTCAAAGTCAGATGAAAGGTGGTCTCGTTGCTGTGAAACAGGCAATCAACTTAACGGATCCAAAGTACCCACGGAAGCCTATTAAATGATTCTTTGACTCTTTGATTTGTTATGGATGTAAGCATGCTTTTATTAGAGAATAAAAGGTACATATGAGGTCACCAATGCAATCAAGTATTTGATCAACTTGGCTAACCTGAAACCAGTAAAGTAGAATAAATCTCCATGATCTAAGCATGGTTAAAAACCGGAGTGAAAGAGTTAGATCAGAATAGACCATCATAGATGACAGCTATACAACCACGTCTCCTCTAAGTAATAATAAATGATAATAATATATCACTGAAGATATCCTGTGCTTTTTATAGCCTCCATTACGACCTCCAAGTCATGTTTTGTTAATTGAAAGGGATAGAAAGAGAGGAAACCAAGTTTAGGGGACAAGGTGGGCCTTGTTTGGAAGTTGGAGAAAGACTTGAGAAAGAGAGATGAGAAGGGAATTTTGGGTGAAAGAAACACAAAGAAGCTTTCGTGGATGGTGGAGACGAGATTGCGTTAGAAAAAGATGCAAATTTCTAGCTTTCTCCGGGGTTAGTAGGATTTGGGGAGATTTCTTTCCTACCGGGTTGAAGCAAAAGTCTAACCAAAAAGTTTGCTGATCTGAACTCATATATATGCTGGAGGCACTGGCTTGAGTGCGGTGCTGTCCCAACTAGTTTAGCCATGTGAAAACGCACGGAAGGGAAGAGGGTGATCTTTGCGCACTAGTTACAGTTGGGATCTGCAAAGGCCACACACCACCGA
This genomic interval carries:
- the LOC120674411 gene encoding chloroplastic group IIB intron splicing facilitator CRS2, chloroplastic-like isoform X2 translates to MSLLTTATPTTSAHFSAPLLPSSHAHRRCVAAPLGRIRRPRLVPVVASVPDPAAGPMEYTPWLIAGLGNPGNKYYGTRHNVGFEMVDRIALEEGITMNTIQSKSLLGVGSIGEVPVLLVKPQSYMNYSGEAIGPLAAYYQVPLRHILLVYDDMSLPNGVLRIQRKGGHGRHNGLQNVIEQLDGRREFPRLSIGIGSPPGKMDTRAFLLQKFSSEERVQIDTALEQGVDAVRTLVLKGFSGSIERFNLVQKYKFHRV
- the LOC120674411 gene encoding chloroplastic group IIB intron splicing facilitator CRS2, chloroplastic-like isoform X1 — its product is MSLLTTATPTTSAHFSAPLLPSSHAHRRCVAAPLGRIRRPRLVPVVASVPDPAAGPMEYTPWLIAGLGNPGNKYYGTRHNVSTDAAHLFVCIPTITVSFEVGFEMVDRIALEEGITMNTIQSKSLLGVGSIGEVPVLLVKPQSYMNYSGEAIGPLAAYYQVPLRHILLVYDDMSLPNGVLRIQRKGGHGRHNGLQNVIEQLDGRREFPRLSIGIGSPPGKMDTRAFLLQKFSSEERVQIDTALEQGVDAVRTLVLKGFSGSIERFNLVQKYKFHRV